A section of the Acanthochromis polyacanthus isolate Apoly-LR-REF ecotype Palm Island chromosome 1, KAUST_Apoly_ChrSc, whole genome shotgun sequence genome encodes:
- the LOC110954443 gene encoding kelch domain-containing protein 2, producing the protein MAERMAEMEEDMGDVPAGEDDNDSDREEEAGIFVWVGNVDMEEDEEDEEVEDPEASEFFELDTPAERSGHIAVVDRNIMYVWGGYKNAQNHGFSDLYLPRNEVWTYNMESGVWTKHVAGGNLHTSMSGSCGVCVDGVLYLFGGHHARGNTNRIYRLPLRAPSLKWEEMRDLKGLPPSCKDKLGCWVQKNRLIFFGGYGYPAKGCPRGTFEFDESSSLVWDSPGRGWNNHIHILDLETSTWSQPITTGYTPSPRAAHACATVGNRGYVFGGRYKNFRLNDLYYIDLDTWEWHEMSVPQQGPVGRSWHSFTPVSPDHIFLFGGFTTEKETLSDAWLYCVSKNEWKPFKHSHTGSPRLWHTACSGPDGEVFVFGGCANNLLSHHRAAHSNELLVFNVQPKSLVRFCMETVLQHRERLSSYWDCLPKHLLHSLKQRMAHVNTLGS; encoded by the exons ATGGCAGAGAGAATGGCAGAGATGGAGGAAGACATGGGAGATGTTCCAGCCGGAGAAGATGACAACGACTCAGATAGAGAAGAAGAAGCCGGAATATTTGTTTGGGTGGGAAATGTTGATATGGAAGAGGACGAGGAAGACGAGGAGGTGGAGGACCCTGAGGCATCTGAATTCTTCGAGCTGGACACCCCAGCTGAGCGCAGTGGTCACATAGCAGTGGTTGATAGAAACATCATGTATGTGTGGGGTGGATACAAG AATGCTCAAAACCACGGATTCTCTGACTTATATCTGCCAAGAAATGAGGTCTGGACATACAACATGGAATCAGGAGTGTG GACAAAACATGTAGCTGGTGGTAACCTGCACACGTCGATGTCAGGTAGCTGCGGGGTGTGCGTTGATGGCGTCCTCTACCTTTTTGGAGGTCATCACGCCAGGGGAAACACAAACAGG ATCTATCGCCTGCCCCTGAGAGCTCCCAGCCTCAAGTGGGAGGAAATGAGGGATCTTAAAGGGCTTCCTCCGTCGTGTAAGGACAAACTGGGGTGCTGGGTTCAGAAGAACAG ACTAATATTCTTTGGAGGCTACGGTTACCCAGCAAAGGGATGTCCTCGAGGGACTTTTGAATTTGACGAATCGTCTTCTCTTGTG TGGGACAGCCCTGGACGAGGCTGGAACAACCACATCCATATCCTGGACCTGGAGACATCAACATGGAGTCAGCCCATCACCACG GGCTATACTCCATCACCGAGAGCAGCTCATGCCTGTGCTACAGTTGGCAACAGAGGTTATGTGTTTGGGGGACGATACAAG aactttcgaCTAAATGATCTGTACTACATTGACCTGGACACATGGGAGTGGCATGAAAT GAGCGTTCCCCAGCAGGGTCCTGTGGGCCGGTCCTGGCACTCTTTCACTCCTGTGTCACCAGACCACATCTTCTTATTTGGAGGTTTCACCACAGAGAAAGAAACACTGA GCGATGCTTGGCTGTATTGTGTGAGCAAAAACGAGTGGAAGCCTTtcaaacacagtcacacaggAAGCCCGAG gCTGTGGCACACGGCGTGCTCTGGTCCTGATGGagaagtgtttgtgtttggagGGTGTGCCAACAACCTGTTGTCTCATCACAGAGCT gCTCACAGCAACGAGTTGCTGGTTTTCAACGTTCAGCCCAAATCATTAGTTCG GTTCTGTATGGAGACTGTTCTGCAGCACAGGGAGCGTTTGTCGAGCTACTGGGACTGTTTGCCTAAACACCTGCTGCACAGCCTCAAACAGAGAATGGCACATGTCAACACACTGGGCTCCTAG
- the pole2 gene encoding DNA polymerase epsilon subunit 2: MEVARKIKAKVSAGFKMRGLILRPEASRYLVEVLESVSHTELDDVIERVLDAVEKQPLSSSMIELSVVEVAVQDCTQSCDETIDNVFNIIGAFDVPRYIYSVEKKKFVPISMTSHPAPSLCGVAKDKAELFRERYTILQQRTHRHELFTPPAIGAAVEEGQNKFQLKTIEALLGSTAKLGEVIVLGMITQLKEGKFYLEDPSGTVQLDMSKAQFHNGLYTESCFVLAEGWYEDSVFHVNGFGFPPTEPSSATRAYYGNLNFFGGPSTTSVKASSKLKQLEEENEDAMFVMISDVWLDSVEVMEKLNIMFSGYAAMPPTCFIFCGNFSSAPYGKTQIKSLKESLKALADAICSYPSIHSSSRFVFVPGPEDPGPGSILPRPPLADHITEEFRQRVPFSVFTTNPCRIQYCTQEIVVIREDLVNKMCRNCVRLPNNNLDIPNHFVKTILSQGHLTPLPLYVSPVFWAYDYSLRIYPVPDVIVFADKYDPFSISNTDCLSVNPGSFPRSGFTFKVYYPSNRTIEDSKLQGL; encoded by the exons ATGGAGGTGGCTcggaaaataaaggcaaaagtGTCCGCTGGCTTCAAGATGAGAGGACTCATACTGCGACC TGAAGCCAGCAGGTACCTGGTAGAAGTGCTGGAGTCTGTCAGTCACACTGAACTTGATGATGTTATTGAACGGGTCCTGGATGCGGTGGAAAAGCAGCCAT TGTCCTCCAGTATGATCGAGCTGTCCGTGGTGGAAGTTGCTGTGCAGGACTGCACTCAGTCTTGTGATGAAACCAT AGATAATGTCTTCAACATCATTGGAGCCTTTGATGTGCCCAGATACATTTACAGTGTggagaagaagaaatttgtacC CATCAGTATGACCAGCCATCCAGCCCCCAGTCTGTGTGGTGTGGCCAAAGACAAAGCTGAACTCTTTAGGGAACGCTACACAATCTTACAACAG CGTACACATCGGCATGAACTCTTCACCCCTCCAGCAATAGGAGCTGCTGTTGAAGAGGGTCAGAACAAATTTCAG TTGAAGACAATCGAAGCTTTGCTCGGTAGCACAGCTAAACTGGGAGAGGTGATCGTACTTGGGATGATCACACAACTGAAAGAG GGTAAATTTTACCTGGAGGACCCAAGTGGAACAGTACAACTGGACATGTCTAAAGCA CAGTTTCATAACGGGCTGTACACAGAATCCTGCTTTGTGCTGGCAGAAG GTTGGTATGAGGATTCTGTGTTCCACGTCAATGGTTTCGGGTTCCCACCAACAGAGCCTTCATCAGCTACAAG GGCATACTACGGCAACTTGAACTTCTTTGGGGGTCCATCCACCACTTCAGTGAAAGCTTCTTCCAAGCTCAAGCAGCTGGAAGAGGAGAACGAAGACGCCATGTTTGTAATGATCTCTGACGTCTGGCTGGACAGCGTCGAAGTGATGGAAAAGCTCAACATCATGTTCTCAG GATATGCTGCCATGCCTCCCAcctgtttcattttctgtggaaacTTCTCTTCTGCCCCATATGGGAAAACACAGATTAAATCACTCAAAG AATCACTGAAGGCTCTTGCTGATGCTATATGTTCATACCCCAGCATCCACAGCAG TAGTCGCTTCGTGTTTGTTCCTGGTCCTGAAGACCCGGGTCCAGGCAGCATCCTGCCAAG GCCTCCCTTGGCCGACCACATTACGGAGGAATTCAGACAGAGGGTGCCGTTTTCTGTGTTCACAACAAACCCATGCAG GATCCAGTACTGCACCCAGGAGATCGTCGTCATCAGAGAGGACCTGGTCAACAAGATGTGCAGAAACTGCGTCCGATTGCCAAATAACAATCTTGACATTCCAAACCAT TTTGTGAAAACTATCCTCTCACAGGGTCACTTGACTCCGCTGCCTCTGTATGTCAGTCCTGTTTTCTGGGCATATGACTACTCCCTGCGTATCTACCCAGTACCCGATGTCATCGTCTTTGCAGACAAATACGACCCCTTTAGCATCTCAAACACTGACTGCCTTTCAGTCAATCCG GGATCATTCCCAAGAAGTGGCTTCACTTTCAAGGTGTACTATCCATCCAACAGAACTATTGAGGACAG CAAACTTCAAGGCCTGTAA